From Piliocolobus tephrosceles isolate RC106 chromosome 16, ASM277652v3, whole genome shotgun sequence, the proteins below share one genomic window:
- the SLC46A1 gene encoding proton-coupled folate transporter isoform X1 translates to MEGRASPPDKPRVRPAAAVLCRGPVEPLVFLANFALVLQGPLTTQYLWHRFSADLGYNGTRQRGDCSNRSADPTMQEVETLTSHWTLYMNVGGFLVGLFSSTLLGAWSDGVGRRPLLVLASLGLLLQALVSVFVVQLQLHVGYFVLGRILCALLGDFGGLLAASFASVADVSSSRSRTFRMALLEASIGVAGMLASLLGGHWLRAQGYANPFWLALALLIAMTLYAAFCFGETLKDPKSTRLFTFRHHRSIVQLYVAPAPEKSRKHLALYSLAIFVVITVHFGAQDILTLYELSTPLCWDSKLIGYGSAAQHLPYLTSLLVLKLLQHCLADAWVAEIGLAFNILGMVVFAFATITPLMFTGYGLLFLSLVITPVIRAKLSKLVRETEQGALFSAVACVNNLAMLTASGIFNSLYPATLNFMKGFPFLLGAGLLLIPAVLIGMLEKAVSHPEFQQFPQSP, encoded by the exons ATGGAGGGAAGGGCGAGTCCCCCGGACAAGCCCCGCGTCCGTCCCGCGGCTGCTGTGCTGTGCCGGGGCCCGGTAGAGCCGCTGGTCTTCCTGGCCAACTTTGCCTTGGTCCTGCAGGGCCCGCTCACCACGCAGTATCTGTGGCACCGCTTCAGTGCCGACCTCGGCTACAATGGCACCCGCCAAAGGGGGGACTGCAGCAACCGCAGCGCGGACCCCACCATGCAG GAAGTGGAGACCCTTACTTCCCACTGGACCCTCTACATGAACGTGGGCGGCTTCCTGGTGGGGCTTTTCTCGTCCACCCTGCTGGGAGCTTGGAGCGACGGTGTGGGCCGCCGCCCGCTGCTAGTGCTGGCCTCGCTGGGCCTGCTGCTCCAGGCCCTAGTGTCCGTCTTTGTGGTGCAGCTACAGCTCCACGTCGGCTACTTTGTGTTGGGTCGCATCCTTTGTGCCCTCCTCGGCGACTTCGGTGGCCTTCTGGCTGCTAGCTTTGCGTCCGTGGCAGATGTCAGCTCCAGCCGCAGCCGCACCTTCCGGATGGCCCTGCTGGAAGCCAGCATCGGGGTGGCTGGGATGCTGGCAAGCCTCCTCGGGGGCCACTGGCTCCGGGCCCAGGGTTATGCCAACCCCTTCTGGCTGGCCTTAGCCTTGCTGATAGCCATGACACTCTATGCAGCTTTCTGCTTTGGTGAGACCTTAAAGGACCCAAAGTCCACCCGGCTCTTCACGTTCCGTCACCACCGATCCATTGTCCAGCTCTATGTGGCTCCAGCCCCAGAGAAGTCCAGGAAGCATTTAGCCCTGTACTCACTGGCCATCTTCGTGGTGATCACTGTGCACTTTGGGGCCCAGGACATCTTGACCCTGTATGAACTGAGCACACCCCTCTGCTGGGATTCCAAACTAATCGGCTATGGTTCTGCAGCTCAGCATCTCCCCTACCTCACCAGCCTGCTGGTCCTGAAGCTCCTGCAGCACTGCCTGGCCGACGCCTGGGTGGCTGAGATCGGCCTGGCCTTCAACATCCTGGGGATGGTGGTCTTTGCCTTTGCCACCATCACACCTCTCATGTTCACAG GATATGGGTTGCTCTTCCTGTCATTAGTCATCACACCTGTCATCCGGGCTAAACTCTCCAAGCtggtgagagagacagagcagg GTGCTCTCTTTTCTGCTGTGGCCTGTGTGAATAACCTGGCCATGCTGACGGCCTCCGGCATCTTCAACTCACTCTACCCAGCCACTCTGAACTTTATGAAGGGGTTCCCCTTCCTCCTGGGAGCTGGCCTCCTGCTCATCCCGGCCGTTCTGATTGG